The sequence ACAACCTCCTTTGCAGGTAACACTACCGGAACAAAATATAGTTAAGAAAATTACTCTGGCTTATGGCACAGAAACCGGAAACAGTAAAAAACTGGCAACAGCTCTTGCCGGAATTATCAAGAAGAAAGGAATTCAGGTTAAATTAGCCGATCTTTCCCAATATAAGCCTAAAGACTTAGCTAAAGAAGAGTTTTTCTTTGTGGTTATCAGTACACAGGGAGAAGGAGATCCACCGGTATTGGCCAAGAAATTCTATGATTATATCTATGAAAATGAAATCAATCTCAGTACTTTAAAATTTGGGGTTCTGGCATTGGGAGACAGCAGCTATCCTCTATTCTGCAAAACAGGCGAGGATGTAGATTCCCGATTTGAAATTCTTGGAGCGCAGCGTATCATTCCATTAAAAAAATGTGATATTGATTACGAACAGGATGCTCAAAACTGGATTGAACATGTTTTTGAAGCTGTCAATAAAACGTCTGCCAACAGTGTTAAAAATCCATCTGCTCAGAAAGCTTCCACAGGAAGAAAAAAATACCAGGGTACAGTATCCGCGATTATCAATCTGAATGATATTACCTCTGAAAAAGAAACCTATCACATTGAAATAGAAACAGAGGAAGCTTTAAGCTATCAGCCTGGTGCTGCTTTGGGTATCATTCCTTTCAATTCAAAATCTGTAGTGGATGAAATTATTGCTGTAACAGGTATTGATCCTAAAAAAAAGATCGAAACTTCGAAGACGACAGACTGTGTAGAAGAACTTTTACACAAACATCTTAATATTAGCTATTTGCTTAAAACTGTAGTGGCTCAATATGCTAAAATCACCGGACATTCTATTCCGGAAGTCCGTTTAAGCCTTCTGGATCTGCTTAGAATTTATCCTGTGAAAAATGCAGAAGAATTTGAAGAAGTAATCCAGATTCTGACCGCTCAGGCACCACGTCTGTATTCCATATCGTCTTCTCCGGAAGCGCATGGCGAAAATGAGATTCATATAACCGTTGCCAGATCGGAATTCTTTATTGACCACCAGAAACATAACGGTCTGTGCAGCGGTTATCTCAGCGAGTTTAGCGAAGGCGGAGAAGTTGAATTTTATATTCAGGACGCAGGACATTTCAGATTGCCGGAACCGGATAAAGATGTCATCATGATTGGCCCTGGAACCGGAATTGCTCCTTTCAGATCATTCCTTTGGGAGCGTGATGCCACAGGAGCAGAAGGGAAGAACTGGCTTTTCTTTGGAGACAGGAATTTTGTATCAGACTTTATTTATCAGGCTGAACTTCAGGATTTCCTTAAAACAGGAAGCTTAACCCACTTAGATCTTGCTTTTTCAAGAGATACTGCTGAGAAAGTCTATGTACAGCACAAGCTGGAGCAAAAAGCACAGGAAGTTTTTTACTGGTTGGAAAACGGAGCTTCTGTCTATGTCTGCGGAACCAAAGAACCTATGAGCCGTGATGTAGAAAATACCCTGCTCAATATTATTCAGCATCAGGGAAAACGCAGTCAGGAAGAAGCTGTTCATTATCTGGAAGAAATGGAGCTCAGCGGCCGATATGCTAAAGATGTTTATTAAAAAGTACCCACACCCTTAAAAGAAAACAATTATGAGCCATAAAGATAATCTTTCTCCTGTAGAAAGAATTAAAACCCAAAGCAACGGACTCAGAGGAACCTTAAAGGAAAGCCTTGCCGATGATTTTACCGGAGCGATAAGAGAAGACGATCAGACTTTAATCAAGTTTCACGGAATGTACCAGCAGGATGACAGAGACAGAAGGGAAGAACGTGTTTCCAAAAAACTGGAATGGCTGTATTCCTACATGATAAGACTAAGGCTTCCCGGCGGATTTTTAACTTCAGATCAATGGATCGGAGTGAATGATATTGCGAATGATCATTCTACAGGCACCATCAAAATAACAACCCGTCAGACGCTTCAGCTGCATGGTATTTTAAAGTCTCATTTAAGACCAACCATTCAGAATTTTAATATCAATCACCTTGATTCTATTGCGGCCTGTGGTGATGTGAACAGAAATGTGACGTGTACAGCCAATCCATCAGAGTCTCCATTGCACCAGCAGACTTATGAGTTAGCAGGTAAAATCAGTGAAATGTGTCTTCCGAAAACCAAGTCTTACTATGATATCTGGATTGATGATGAATTAATGGTAGATCGAAAAACGGAAGAAGATCCTTTATATCAGGACAGATACCTTCCGAGAAAGCTAAAGATCGGAATTGCCGTTCCGCCAAACAATGATGTAGATGTCTTCATTAATGATATTGCCCTGATTGCCATCATTGAAAACAATGAAATCGTAGGATATAATATCGCAGCAGGAGGCGGATTGGGTGCAACGCACGGAAATGAAGCTACTTACGCTCGTCTTGCCTCTGTTCTTGGATTTGTAGACTCCGAGGAAAAAGCTTTACAAGCTGTTTATGAAATCATTACCGTACAGCGTGATTTCGGAAACCGTAGTGACAGAAAGCTTTCAAGATTAAAATACACCATTGATAAACTTGGAATCGATCAGTACAGAACCGAAGTAGAAAAAAGAACAGGTTTCAACTTTGAGCCTGCCAGAAAATTTAAGTTTGAGCAAAGAAAAGACCGCTATGGCTGGACTCAAAATCATGAAGGAAAATGGTTTTATACTGTTTTCGTAGAGCACGGAAGAGTTCTTGACATTGAAGGTTATCCTTTAAAATCAGGATTATTGAAAATCGCTCAAACAGCGAATATCAATTTCAGATTTACCTGCAACCAAAACCTGATTATTGCTGATATTCAGGAAGAAGATAAAGCAAAAGTAGAAGACCTTTTACAAGAGTATGGAATTTCAGAAGCCACTGAAAAAGCAAGTGCTTTGCGTAAAAACTCTGTAGCTTGTGTAGCCTTGAATACCTGTTCATTGGCTTTAGCAGAAGCACAGCGTTATTTGCCAACTTTGGTTACCAAAATAGAGCCTATTCTTGAAAAATATGGTCTTCTGGAAGATGACATTACCATCAGAATGACCGGATGTCCTAACGGATGCGGACGTTCTCCCAATGCTGAGATCGGATTTGTAGGAACTGCTTATGGGAAATACAATCTCCATATCGGTGGCGATCGATTGGGAATGCGTCTGAATACAAAATACAGAGAAAATATCGGCGAAGAAGAAATTCTGACTACGCTGGATGAACTTTTCGGAACCTATGTGAATGAAAAGCATACAGAAGAAACATTTGGTGACTTTTCATACCGTTACTTACAAACCTTAAACTGAAAATATGACTAGCCTTTTTTATGACCTGAAAAAACTAAAAAAACATCAACCATTTCTTCTAAGTGAGCGAATGTGTATGTGTTGTTGATTTTCAATAATAACAAACATACAGACTGTTTGAATTTTATTTAAACCACAAAAGTCACAAAAGCCTTAAACTCTTAAGCTATTTAAAGTGATAAGCTTTGAGTATAGAAGTACACATAAGTTTTTAAAAATCTATAGCAATTTGTGTTAATCTGTGCCATCTGTGGGAAAATTTAAATCACAAAAGCTTTTAAACACTTAAGTCATTTGAAGTGACAAGCTTTGAGTATAGAAAGTACACATAAGTTTTGAAAAATCTATGATTTTTAAAATGTATAGCAATCTGCGTCAATCTGTGCCATCTGTGGGAAAATTTAAATCACAAAAGCTTTTAAACACTTAAGTCATTTGAAGTGACAAGCTTTGAGTATAGAAGTACACATAAGTTTTGAAAAATGTATAGCAATCTGTGTTAATCTGTGCCATCTGTGGGAAAATTTAAGTTACAAAAGCTTTTAAACACTTAAGTGATTTGAAGTGACAAGCTTTGCGAAGGAAATACACTTTAGTTTTATGAAAATCTATGATTTTCATCTTATGTGAACTTTTATACTGCAGCATTTTAAACTTCTTAAGTGAACTAAAGTGTTTAAAATAATAACTTTTGTGTCTTTTGTGGTTTAAAAATTAAAGTTTCAAACAGCTCCATTCATCCTCACCTAAAATAGAAGAACAATGAAAAACAAAAGACAGGGATATTTCCTGCCTAAAACAGGAGTTATACTATTCACATTTTTATTCTGCAACCTTGCAGAAGCACAAC is a genomic window of Chryseobacterium nakagawai containing:
- a CDS encoding diflavin oxidoreductase, with the translated sequence MLSETKLNILKQISSDFSRDESIWASGYLAGLAGTPLTGVQPPLQVTLPEQNIVKKITLAYGTETGNSKKLATALAGIIKKKGIQVKLADLSQYKPKDLAKEEFFFVVISTQGEGDPPVLAKKFYDYIYENEINLSTLKFGVLALGDSSYPLFCKTGEDVDSRFEILGAQRIIPLKKCDIDYEQDAQNWIEHVFEAVNKTSANSVKNPSAQKASTGRKKYQGTVSAIINLNDITSEKETYHIEIETEEALSYQPGAALGIIPFNSKSVVDEIIAVTGIDPKKKIETSKTTDCVEELLHKHLNISYLLKTVVAQYAKITGHSIPEVRLSLLDLLRIYPVKNAEEFEEVIQILTAQAPRLYSISSSPEAHGENEIHITVARSEFFIDHQKHNGLCSGYLSEFSEGGEVEFYIQDAGHFRLPEPDKDVIMIGPGTGIAPFRSFLWERDATGAEGKNWLFFGDRNFVSDFIYQAELQDFLKTGSLTHLDLAFSRDTAEKVYVQHKLEQKAQEVFYWLENGASVYVCGTKEPMSRDVENTLLNIIQHQGKRSQEEAVHYLEEMELSGRYAKDVY
- the cysI gene encoding assimilatory sulfite reductase (NADPH) hemoprotein subunit, translated to MSHKDNLSPVERIKTQSNGLRGTLKESLADDFTGAIREDDQTLIKFHGMYQQDDRDRREERVSKKLEWLYSYMIRLRLPGGFLTSDQWIGVNDIANDHSTGTIKITTRQTLQLHGILKSHLRPTIQNFNINHLDSIAACGDVNRNVTCTANPSESPLHQQTYELAGKISEMCLPKTKSYYDIWIDDELMVDRKTEEDPLYQDRYLPRKLKIGIAVPPNNDVDVFINDIALIAIIENNEIVGYNIAAGGGLGATHGNEATYARLASVLGFVDSEEKALQAVYEIITVQRDFGNRSDRKLSRLKYTIDKLGIDQYRTEVEKRTGFNFEPARKFKFEQRKDRYGWTQNHEGKWFYTVFVEHGRVLDIEGYPLKSGLLKIAQTANINFRFTCNQNLIIADIQEEDKAKVEDLLQEYGISEATEKASALRKNSVACVALNTCSLALAEAQRYLPTLVTKIEPILEKYGLLEDDITIRMTGCPNGCGRSPNAEIGFVGTAYGKYNLHIGGDRLGMRLNTKYRENIGEEEILTTLDELFGTYVNEKHTEETFGDFSYRYLQTLN